The Struthio camelus isolate bStrCam1 chromosome 17, bStrCam1.hap1, whole genome shotgun sequence genome window below encodes:
- the XBP1 gene encoding LOW QUALITY PROTEIN: X-box-binding protein 1 (The sequence of the model RefSeq protein was modified relative to this genomic sequence to represent the inferred CDS: deleted 2 bases in 1 codon) translates to MVALPGAAAPRLLLIPSKAAEPAGPAPGRPLSVVLPAGAAPAPGLEAPQPARKRQRLTHLSPEEKALRRKLKNRVAAQSARDRKKARMTELEQQVLELEEENQKLLLENQLLREKTCSLSLENRELRCRLGLDVLKTENESESKVVKESQVDEIKLVTGSAESAALRLRVSAAGAGPAVTSSDSFHMDSDGNDSSDSESDLLLGFLDSLDPEMFLKYADSESACLEKLEEEICRETNSIPASPSPSLGSPSAKLEAINELIRFDHVYTKPLILEIPVKMGNQTNMLVKIEEVSLSQSEDKAIPETPVSVKEEPVDSFMPELGISHLLSSHHGLAASSYLLDACSDSGYEGSPSPFSDMSSPLDTDHAWEDSFANELFPQLISV, encoded by the exons ATggtggcgctgcccggcgccgcggccccccggctgcTGCTCATCCCCAGCAAGGCGGCTGAGCCCgcgggccccgcgcccggccgccccctctCCGTCGTGCtgccggcgggggccgcccccgccccgggcctggagGCGCCGCAGCCGGCCCGCAAGCGGCAGCGCCTCACGCATCTGAGCCCGGAGGAGAAGGCGCTGCGCAG GAAGCTGAAGAACCGCGTGGCGGCGCAGAGCGCGCGGGACAGGAAGAAGGCGCGGATGACGGAgctggagcagcaggtgctggagctggaggaggag AACCAGAAGCTGCTTCTGGAAAACCAGCTCCTGCGGGAGAAGACATGCAGCCTTTCTCTGGAGAACCGGGAGCTTCGCTGCCGCTTGGGTTTGGATGTGCTGAAGACAGAGAACGAGAGCGAGTCCAAG GTTGTGAAGGAATCTCAGGTGGATGAGATCAAGTTGGTGACCGGGTCCGCTGAGTCCGCAGCACTCAGACTACGTGTT TCTGCAGCAGGTGCAGGCCCAGCAGTCACCAGTTCTGACAGCTTCCACATGGATTCTGATGGCAATGACTCTTCAGACTCTGAG TCTGATCTCCTGTTGGGCTTTCTGGACAGTTTGGACCCAGAGATGTTTCTCAAATATGCCGATTCAGAGTCAGCGTGcctggaaaagctggaggaagagaTCTGCAGAGAAACAAATTCCATACcagcctccccctctccctctttggGGTCCCCATCAGCTAAGTTGGAGGCCATTAATGAACTCATAAGGTTTGATCATGTATACACCAAGCCCCTAATCTTGGAGATTCCTGTTAAAATGGGCAACCAAACCAATATGCTAGTGAAAATAGAGGAAGTATCTCTCTCTCAATCTGAAGATAAAGCTATCCCTGAGACCCCAGTATCTGTGAAGGAGGAACCTGTAGACAGCTTCATGCCTGAACTGGGCATCTCTCATCTGCTTTCCTCTCATCACGGCCTTGCAGCCTCAAGCTATCTGTTGGATGCCTGTAGTGACTCTGGATATGAAGGATCCCCATCACCCTTCAGTGACATGTCCTCTCCACTTGACACTGACCATGCTTGGGAGGATAGTTTTGCCAATGAACTCTTTCCCCAGTTGATCAGTGTCTGA